One window of Alosa sapidissima isolate fAloSap1 chromosome 21, fAloSap1.pri, whole genome shotgun sequence genomic DNA carries:
- the pag1 gene encoding phosphoprotein associated with glycosphingolipid-enriched microdomains 1 isoform X2: protein MNRVKVRPLRMVFPRLMERLSMRRQKKANGQPGDHETLMNGVSEKEVCSQSVESQGTDLAASSSHNGPLTSGTVLTDTMDTSPHPSEEMLSSQSELRSSKCPQDRELPSIPPAVQNGRLTSDPQAAASGDGTYEVVREGGAASRDVSAEDSLYETVKELKDLGLPNGTVATETPPPFPQSPGAAPCGLLNGHLPPTPSSSPPTPDRGPLVAGVEYASVDLNKKSRYSADMEARRRSASTVTSDPCCPAEDEDKPPPIPDKMLDENDNQHTLSDASMLHNGQLPSPGSAVSECVNHVSSDSELSQLYSAVMKTDSLVSEDKEGDYSSIGDLRDLPDLATNESVCNDLYATVKDVYSTSADAVATAEDAEAADPGYETIRIPKSSEDDRSQSDAGAPVEPDYESVGELGLSRDTS, encoded by the exons ATGAACCGAGTGAAGGTGCGTCCACTTCGTATGGTATTTCCGCGTCTCATGGAGCGACTGAGCATGAGGAG ACAGAAGAAGGCAAATGGACAACCAGGAGACCATGAGACACTGATGAATGGG GTGTCTGAGAAGGAGGTGTGTAGTCAGTCCGTGGAGAGCCAAGGGACAGACCTGGCAGCTAGCAGCTCTCATAACGGACCTCTGACCAGTGggacag TTCTGACGGACACCATGGACACCAGCCCTCACCCCTCTGAGGAGATGCTGTCCAGCCAATCAGAGCTCAGATCCTCCAAGTGTCCGCAGGACCGTGAGTTACCCAGCATCCCCCCTGCAGTCCAGAACGGGcgcctgacctctgacccccagGCGGCGGCCTCGGGGGACGGCACGTACGAGGTGGTGCGAGAGGGCGGCGCGGCGTCCAGAGACGTCAGCGCGGAGGACTCGCTCTACGAGACGGTCAAGGAGCTGAAGGACCTGGGCCTCCCCAACGGGACGGTCGCCACGGAGACGCCGCCGCCGTTCCCACAATCCCCTGGGGCGGCGCCCTGCGGCCTCCTGAACGGTCACCTGCCGCCCACTCCGTCGTCCAGCCCTCCCACGCCTGACCGCGGCCCCCTGGTGGCCGGAGTGGAGTACGCGTCCGTCGACCTCAACAAGAAGAGTCGCTACAGTGCCGACATGGAGGCTCGCCGACGCTCCGCCTCCAccgtgacctctgacccctgctGCCCGGCCGAGGACGAGGACAAGCCGCCGCCCATCCCAGATAAGATGCTGGACGAGAACGACAACCAGCACACACTCAGCGACGCCAGCATGCTGCACAATGgacag tTGCCATCTCCTGGGTCAgctgtgtcagagtgtgtgaaCCACGTGTCCTCAGACAGTGAG ctgtcCCAGTTGTACTCCGCGGTGATGAAGACGGACTCGTTGGTGTCTGAGGACAAGGAGGGCGACTACAGCAGCATCGGTGACCTCCGTGACCTCCCTGACCTGGCCACCAACGAGTCCGTCTGCAACGACCTCTACGCCACCGTCAAGGACGTCTACTCCACGAGCGCGGACGCCGTAGCCACCGCCGAAGACGCAGAGGCCGCCGATCCCGGGTACGAGACCATCAGGATCCCCAAGAGCAGCGAGGATGACCGCAGCCAATCAGACGCCGGCGCGCCAGTAGAGCCTGACTATGAGAGTGTTGGGGAGCTCGGACTGAGCAGGGACAcgtcctga
- the pag1 gene encoding phosphoprotein associated with glycosphingolipid-enriched microdomains 1 isoform X4, whose product MLCASCQGQKKANGQPGDHETLMNGVSEKEVCSQSVESQGTDLAASSSHNGPLTSGTVLTDTMDTSPHPSEEMLSSQSELRSSKCPQDRELPSIPPAVQNGRLTSDPQAAASGDGTYEVVREGGAASRDVSAEDSLYETVKELKDLGLPNGTVATETPPPFPQSPGAAPCGLLNGHLPPTPSSSPPTPDRGPLVAGVEYASVDLNKKSRYSADMEARRRSASTVTSDPCCPAEDEDKPPPIPDKMLDENDNQHTLSDASMLHNGQLPSPGSAVSECVNHVSSDSELSQLYSAVMKTDSLVSEDKEGDYSSIGDLRDLPDLATNESVCNDLYATVKDVYSTSADAVATAEDAEAADPGYETIRIPKSSEDDRSQSDAGAPVEPDYESVGELGLSRDTS is encoded by the exons ATGCTGTGTGCTAGCTGCCAGGg ACAGAAGAAGGCAAATGGACAACCAGGAGACCATGAGACACTGATGAATGGG GTGTCTGAGAAGGAGGTGTGTAGTCAGTCCGTGGAGAGCCAAGGGACAGACCTGGCAGCTAGCAGCTCTCATAACGGACCTCTGACCAGTGggacag TTCTGACGGACACCATGGACACCAGCCCTCACCCCTCTGAGGAGATGCTGTCCAGCCAATCAGAGCTCAGATCCTCCAAGTGTCCGCAGGACCGTGAGTTACCCAGCATCCCCCCTGCAGTCCAGAACGGGcgcctgacctctgacccccagGCGGCGGCCTCGGGGGACGGCACGTACGAGGTGGTGCGAGAGGGCGGCGCGGCGTCCAGAGACGTCAGCGCGGAGGACTCGCTCTACGAGACGGTCAAGGAGCTGAAGGACCTGGGCCTCCCCAACGGGACGGTCGCCACGGAGACGCCGCCGCCGTTCCCACAATCCCCTGGGGCGGCGCCCTGCGGCCTCCTGAACGGTCACCTGCCGCCCACTCCGTCGTCCAGCCCTCCCACGCCTGACCGCGGCCCCCTGGTGGCCGGAGTGGAGTACGCGTCCGTCGACCTCAACAAGAAGAGTCGCTACAGTGCCGACATGGAGGCTCGCCGACGCTCCGCCTCCAccgtgacctctgacccctgctGCCCGGCCGAGGACGAGGACAAGCCGCCGCCCATCCCAGATAAGATGCTGGACGAGAACGACAACCAGCACACACTCAGCGACGCCAGCATGCTGCACAATGgacag tTGCCATCTCCTGGGTCAgctgtgtcagagtgtgtgaaCCACGTGTCCTCAGACAGTGAG ctgtcCCAGTTGTACTCCGCGGTGATGAAGACGGACTCGTTGGTGTCTGAGGACAAGGAGGGCGACTACAGCAGCATCGGTGACCTCCGTGACCTCCCTGACCTGGCCACCAACGAGTCCGTCTGCAACGACCTCTACGCCACCGTCAAGGACGTCTACTCCACGAGCGCGGACGCCGTAGCCACCGCCGAAGACGCAGAGGCCGCCGATCCCGGGTACGAGACCATCAGGATCCCCAAGAGCAGCGAGGATGACCGCAGCCAATCAGACGCCGGCGCGCCAGTAGAGCCTGACTATGAGAGTGTTGGGGAGCTCGGACTGAGCAGGGACAcgtcctga
- the pag1 gene encoding phosphoprotein associated with glycosphingolipid-enriched microdomains 1 isoform X1: MAPALSVVFGAELAGSGVAVLANGQLALVGILTAITAFLLLSLLMLCASCQGQKKANGQPGDHETLMNGVSEKEVCSQSVESQGTDLAASSSHNGPLTSGTVLTDTMDTSPHPSEEMLSSQSELRSSKCPQDRELPSIPPAVQNGRLTSDPQAAASGDGTYEVVREGGAASRDVSAEDSLYETVKELKDLGLPNGTVATETPPPFPQSPGAAPCGLLNGHLPPTPSSSPPTPDRGPLVAGVEYASVDLNKKSRYSADMEARRRSASTVTSDPCCPAEDEDKPPPIPDKMLDENDNQHTLSDASMLHNGQLPSPGSAVSECVNHVSSDSELSQLYSAVMKTDSLVSEDKEGDYSSIGDLRDLPDLATNESVCNDLYATVKDVYSTSADAVATAEDAEAADPGYETIRIPKSSEDDRSQSDAGAPVEPDYESVGELGLSRDTS; this comes from the exons ATGGCTCCTGCGCTGAGCGTGGTGTTTGGGGCGGAGCTTGCGGGGTCAGGGGTCGCGGTCCTGGCCAATGGTCAGCTGGCGCTGGTGGGCATCCTGACGGCCATCACAGCCTTCCTGCTGCTCTCCCTGCTAATGCTGTGTGCTAGCTGCCAGGg ACAGAAGAAGGCAAATGGACAACCAGGAGACCATGAGACACTGATGAATGGG GTGTCTGAGAAGGAGGTGTGTAGTCAGTCCGTGGAGAGCCAAGGGACAGACCTGGCAGCTAGCAGCTCTCATAACGGACCTCTGACCAGTGggacag TTCTGACGGACACCATGGACACCAGCCCTCACCCCTCTGAGGAGATGCTGTCCAGCCAATCAGAGCTCAGATCCTCCAAGTGTCCGCAGGACCGTGAGTTACCCAGCATCCCCCCTGCAGTCCAGAACGGGcgcctgacctctgacccccagGCGGCGGCCTCGGGGGACGGCACGTACGAGGTGGTGCGAGAGGGCGGCGCGGCGTCCAGAGACGTCAGCGCGGAGGACTCGCTCTACGAGACGGTCAAGGAGCTGAAGGACCTGGGCCTCCCCAACGGGACGGTCGCCACGGAGACGCCGCCGCCGTTCCCACAATCCCCTGGGGCGGCGCCCTGCGGCCTCCTGAACGGTCACCTGCCGCCCACTCCGTCGTCCAGCCCTCCCACGCCTGACCGCGGCCCCCTGGTGGCCGGAGTGGAGTACGCGTCCGTCGACCTCAACAAGAAGAGTCGCTACAGTGCCGACATGGAGGCTCGCCGACGCTCCGCCTCCAccgtgacctctgacccctgctGCCCGGCCGAGGACGAGGACAAGCCGCCGCCCATCCCAGATAAGATGCTGGACGAGAACGACAACCAGCACACACTCAGCGACGCCAGCATGCTGCACAATGgacag tTGCCATCTCCTGGGTCAgctgtgtcagagtgtgtgaaCCACGTGTCCTCAGACAGTGAG ctgtcCCAGTTGTACTCCGCGGTGATGAAGACGGACTCGTTGGTGTCTGAGGACAAGGAGGGCGACTACAGCAGCATCGGTGACCTCCGTGACCTCCCTGACCTGGCCACCAACGAGTCCGTCTGCAACGACCTCTACGCCACCGTCAAGGACGTCTACTCCACGAGCGCGGACGCCGTAGCCACCGCCGAAGACGCAGAGGCCGCCGATCCCGGGTACGAGACCATCAGGATCCCCAAGAGCAGCGAGGATGACCGCAGCCAATCAGACGCCGGCGCGCCAGTAGAGCCTGACTATGAGAGTGTTGGGGAGCTCGGACTGAGCAGGGACAcgtcctga
- the pag1 gene encoding phosphoprotein associated with glycosphingolipid-enriched microdomains 1 isoform X5, whose protein sequence is MNGVSEKEVCSQSVESQGTDLAASSSHNGPLTSGTVLTDTMDTSPHPSEEMLSSQSELRSSKCPQDRELPSIPPAVQNGRLTSDPQAAASGDGTYEVVREGGAASRDVSAEDSLYETVKELKDLGLPNGTVATETPPPFPQSPGAAPCGLLNGHLPPTPSSSPPTPDRGPLVAGVEYASVDLNKKSRYSADMEARRRSASTVTSDPCCPAEDEDKPPPIPDKMLDENDNQHTLSDASMLHNGQLPSPGSAVSECVNHVSSDSELSQLYSAVMKTDSLVSEDKEGDYSSIGDLRDLPDLATNESVCNDLYATVKDVYSTSADAVATAEDAEAADPGYETIRIPKSSEDDRSQSDAGAPVEPDYESVGELGLSRDTS, encoded by the exons ATGAATGGG GTGTCTGAGAAGGAGGTGTGTAGTCAGTCCGTGGAGAGCCAAGGGACAGACCTGGCAGCTAGCAGCTCTCATAACGGACCTCTGACCAGTGggacag TTCTGACGGACACCATGGACACCAGCCCTCACCCCTCTGAGGAGATGCTGTCCAGCCAATCAGAGCTCAGATCCTCCAAGTGTCCGCAGGACCGTGAGTTACCCAGCATCCCCCCTGCAGTCCAGAACGGGcgcctgacctctgacccccagGCGGCGGCCTCGGGGGACGGCACGTACGAGGTGGTGCGAGAGGGCGGCGCGGCGTCCAGAGACGTCAGCGCGGAGGACTCGCTCTACGAGACGGTCAAGGAGCTGAAGGACCTGGGCCTCCCCAACGGGACGGTCGCCACGGAGACGCCGCCGCCGTTCCCACAATCCCCTGGGGCGGCGCCCTGCGGCCTCCTGAACGGTCACCTGCCGCCCACTCCGTCGTCCAGCCCTCCCACGCCTGACCGCGGCCCCCTGGTGGCCGGAGTGGAGTACGCGTCCGTCGACCTCAACAAGAAGAGTCGCTACAGTGCCGACATGGAGGCTCGCCGACGCTCCGCCTCCAccgtgacctctgacccctgctGCCCGGCCGAGGACGAGGACAAGCCGCCGCCCATCCCAGATAAGATGCTGGACGAGAACGACAACCAGCACACACTCAGCGACGCCAGCATGCTGCACAATGgacag tTGCCATCTCCTGGGTCAgctgtgtcagagtgtgtgaaCCACGTGTCCTCAGACAGTGAG ctgtcCCAGTTGTACTCCGCGGTGATGAAGACGGACTCGTTGGTGTCTGAGGACAAGGAGGGCGACTACAGCAGCATCGGTGACCTCCGTGACCTCCCTGACCTGGCCACCAACGAGTCCGTCTGCAACGACCTCTACGCCACCGTCAAGGACGTCTACTCCACGAGCGCGGACGCCGTAGCCACCGCCGAAGACGCAGAGGCCGCCGATCCCGGGTACGAGACCATCAGGATCCCCAAGAGCAGCGAGGATGACCGCAGCCAATCAGACGCCGGCGCGCCAGTAGAGCCTGACTATGAGAGTGTTGGGGAGCTCGGACTGAGCAGGGACAcgtcctga